The Chitinophaga caeni genome segment CAGCTTGATTGACTACCTGCGCATGTTCTATTCTCCAGCGCCGATCATTCTTGCCTTCCAGTACGGCTGCATATATCCTCAAAATATCGCGGTTCGCTGAATCCCCGATTGCATGTGTACACATCTGGAATTTGCTATCGATCATCATCTTGGCTCTTTCTACGAAATAGCTGCTATCATTTAAAAGGAATCCTTTCCATCCGGGTTGGTCGCTATAATCTTGCAACAGGCAAGCGCCCCTCGAACCCAATGCGCCATCTGCATAAAATTTAAAGCCTCCCACGTTAATATGGTTGGTTTTAAATACACCTCTCCTTAAGATCCAATCAAAATTCACCTTATCATCGCTTAGCATGATATAAATTCTTATGGGCAATTTCCGCTCCTTTTCCAAGGCATCTAAAAATAATACATCGCGCTTCATCACCCCGCAATCGCTTACAGAGGTTAACCCTACCGCGAAACAATTTTCCATTGCTTCTTTCACAAGCAATTTAGCTGTTGAATTAGACTTAGCAGGTATGAAACGCTCCACGGGAGCGATCGCGTTATCCACCAAAATGCCGGTAAGTTTTCCTCCCTTGGTTTCGAAAATGCCCCCTTTTATCCTTTGCCCGGGTTTAATGCCAGCAGCATCCAAGGCCGCTTGGTTCGCAATCGCGGCATGGCCGTCTACACGGTATAGAAATACCGGCTTGGCGGGAAACAATTCATCTAATCTTGCCTTACTGGGAAACTGTTTATTCTTCCAATCGTTCTGATCCCATCCACGGCCGATGATCCAGGGCGAAGAATCCTGCTTGGCATGTTGCTGCACACGTTCCAACACTTCGTCCCAACTCTTGGTTCCTACTAATTTCGCTTCAGAGAGACCGGAAGCATACCCTAAAAAATGCGAATGGGCATCATTAAAACCCGGGTATATATATTGCCCTGTTCCATCCAAGACTTCAAGCCCTTTATAATGCCCCAGGATATCTTGATCCGTTCCTACCGCGATGATCTTTCCAGCCCTAATAGCCATGGCACTTGCCGTACGGAACATACTGTCTACCGTGTAAATCCTTGCATGATGCACCACTAGGTCAACTTGATCGGGTTCCTGTTGGCAACCGGCCATTATCCAGGTAACAGATAAAGCGCATAGGAGTTTTTTCATATAAATTGAATTAGAGATTTTGGTTTGACAAGGAAGTAAAGATTAAATTTACAGCATAGAAATGAAATATGACTTACAATAAAGATACTGAACTTGCGCTGTCGCAAGCGGCAAAACAATTGTTATCCTTGCTCGCCCAAGGTAAACTTTTAGAAAACGTCCACAAAACCGTTGATACATTAAAGGATGTATTGCGGTACAACGATTGGCGTTATTATGTTCAAAATGACCCCGTTGTTTCCGATTACGAATATGACCAATTGTTTACCTGGTTAAAAAAATTAGAAACCGAAAATCCCGAGCTCGTTACACCCGACTCCCCCACGCAAAGGGTAGCACAAGGTTTAACGAAGGAATTCCCTACAGTTCAGCACCTCGTACCGATGTTGAGCCTGGATAACTCTTACAATGCGGATGATTTATTCGATTGGGACAGGAAAGCCAGGGAAATCACGAAGCTCGACGAGATAGAATATTGCATCGAGCCGAAGTTTGATGGCGCCAGTATTTCATTGATCTATGAAAATGATCTCCTGGTAAGGGGAGCAACAAGGGGTGATGGTGTAGAGGGTGAAGATATTACGACGAATATCAAGCAAATCCGGTCTATTCCTTTATCAGCCAAATTTTCAGACTACGGTATCCAAACTATAGAGTTGCGTGGCGAGGTATTAATCAACAAGGAAACATTCGAGAAATTCAACGAGCACAGGGCGGCTGAAAATCTTCCCCCATTGGCGAACCCTAGGAATGCTGCTTCCGGTTCATTGAGGATGGTGGATCCCAAGGAAGTTGCCAAAAGGGGATTGGAAGCATTTTTATACCATATGAGTTACCATAACATGTTTCCCGGCAAAGCGGAAAGCCCGGAAATCAGCACCCACAGTAATACTTTGGACCTGCTTACTTCTTTAGGATTCCGCAGTCCTGCCAAAGAAAAGAAAGTAGTGAAAGGTATACAAGCAGTAGTAGATTATTGCCTGGCCTTCGAGGAAGGCCGCGATGCTTTGCCTTACGAGATTGACGGGATGGTTATTAAAGTGAATGATTATGCTTTGCAGGATTTGTTGGGCATGACTACGCATCACCCGCGCTGGGCCATCGCCTATAAATTCAAAGCCCGCCAAGCCACCAGTATATTAAAAGAAGTGGAATTCCAAGTTGGTCGAACAGGCGCTATTACACCCGTGGCAAAGATTGATCCAGTTCCCATAGGTGGCGTTACCGTAGGCTCTATTTCACTGTTTAACGAAGATGTGATCCGCGAAAAGGATTTGATGATTGGGGATACCGTGTTGGTAGAAAGGGCCGGAGATGTAATTCCATATATCGTGAAATCGTTGGCCGATCTGAGGAAAGGCAGCGAAAAACCTATCATCTTTCCAAAGGAATGCCCAGTATGCCATGACCCCTTGATGAAACCGGAAGGGGAGAGTGTTTGGCGATGCATCAATATTAATTGCGAAGCCCAAGTGGTGGAAAGGATGATACATTTCGTCAGCAAGGACGCGATGGATATCAAAAGTTTTGGAGAAAGCAATGTGCGGAAATTTTATACACTCGGTTTGCTAAAAGATATTCCCGGTATTTACACCTTGGACTTTGAGCAAATATCGCAACTGGAAGGCTTCGGGAAAAAGTCTATAACCAACCTGGAAAGCGCCATCGAAGCATCGAAAAAACAACCATTACACCGGCTAATCTTCGGTTTGGGCATCAGGTACGTCGGGGAAACAACCGCTAAAACACTGGCCAATGCTGTAAATGAATTGATGGCCTTAGCCAATTTCACCGAAGAACAATTACTCGCATTGGAAGATATCGGCCCGAAGGTAGCAGGTGCCGTAAAAGCGTTCTTCGATAATGAAGATAACCTATCCATGCTGGCGAAATTAGCCGAATTGGGCATCAATATGAAAGGGGTTAAAGGAAGTTTTGACCATACCGAGGGCGCCTTAGCAGGACAAACATTTCTATTTACCGGCACCTTATCTAAGCTGAAAAGAAGCGATGCCGAAGAGATGGTCGAAGCACAAGGCGGCAAAATATTAAGTGGCGTAAGTAGCAAGTTAAACTACCTGGTTGTTGGCGAAGATGCCGGCAGCAAGCTAGAAAAAGCCAAGAAGATCAACAGCGTTAAAATATTAACTGAAGACGAATTTTTAGACTTAATGCCTTCCTGATATGACAGATGAATATTTCATGCAACAAGCGCTCCGGGAAGCTAAACTGGCATTAGAAGAAGGGGAAGTGCCGATTGGCGCCGTTGTAGTAGTACAAAACCAAATTATCGGCCGGGGGCATAACCAGGTAGAACGGCTAAACGATTGTACCGCCCATGCGGAAATGATCGCGTTGACAGCGGCATTCAACAACCTGGGGAGTAAATACCTGGTGGATGCCACGCTTTACGTAAGCCTGGAGCCCTGCGTAATGTGTGCCGGCGCTTTGTATTGGAGTAAAATTGGGCGGATCGTTTACGCCGCGGCAGATGATAAAAACGGTTATAGAAGCGTTACGGGTCAACAATCACCGTTTCACCCTAAGACGAAAGTTGAACTGGGCCCTTACGGTGAAGAGAGTTTAAACTTAATGCGGTCTTTCTTTGTACAAAGAAGAAAATGAATTTTAATCATTGTTGTCCGACGAAAAATGCTTTAAAGGTACTTGAATTCCTTACCTGGTCAAGGATATAAGCGAAGGATGATACATTCAAAATCCGGGATCCCCCCGCCAAGAGAACCGTGGAACTTCGCACCGTTGATAGCGAAGGGTAGCTTGGCCATACAGTAGTAGAAAGGCCAGATAGAGCGATCAAATTGGCGGCCGTAATGGCCAATTTGTGCCCTTTTTTGGTACCTTTTTTGGGTAAACAAAAAAGTACAAGAAACGAGCAGGTGAACATTGAACCGAACTATTGAGGGATCAAAAGCGTTCCCCGGTTAAAATTTAGTCGGACAACAATGAATTTTAATATCTAAATGGGATTAACAGGCAGGGAAGAATGGGTTAATAAAAACAATCGATGCCATCCAAGGAGATTTCCCTTCACATGGATGGAACATGATTTGATAACTTTTCTACCGACACACCCGTAATGCTTATTTGAGCAAGCATTACGGTGAGACTTCGGAGAAAGGTAAGGTTATTACCCCGGGTTAAGAAAACGGATGTAAGACCGACTTGTAGCGAAACTGGCGGCTACAAACAATGAACGAATAGGAACGAACAATGCATGAAAGACTATATCTTCCAATTATAAAATTTGATGTTTCCTAAAGAAAATAAATACGTCATCTAGCTCTATCTGCTTAAGTTGGTAGGCCAACTGGGTTTTCAGATCCTGGGTTTCTTCTTTTATTTTCCTATACTGATTTTTCAATAATTCATATTTTGATATGATTTGATCGGGAGTTGCAGTACGATCAAGCATCAAAATGTTATACGCTTTTTCTTCGGTTATCATAGTGATACATATTTCAAAAAACGACCCGGCTAACACTCAAAAGTTCATTATCAACGTTCAGGCTACTAAATTAGTGGAGTTATAGTCTCGGGCAAATACCCAAGCTTGGGTATTTTTGTTAAAAAAATGATGAAATACCGTCTTTTTTCCCCTTTCGATAGATCATTGCCCCTTTCTTTTAATAGTAAATTCTTAATGTTTTATCGATATGATTAGCAACTTGTTAATTAAAAAACATAAAAAATATAAATAAATTAATTTATTATATAATATATATAAAATGTAGTATATAGTAAGCCCGGTAAGCTTTTTGTTGGTATAATAAAAATATATATGTTTTATTGCACCCCTATTTGTTTGGCTAGGGCAACGAGTTCCGAAGTATTGCGTACTTTAAGTTTGAGCCTTATGTTCTTCCTGTGGGTTTCAACGGTATACCTGCTGAGGCTCAAAAATCCAGCAATTTCCTTATTGTTTTTCCCTTGTGCGGCAAGCATGAAAATATCTTTCTCGCGGGGAGTTAGCTTGTTTAAAATGCTTTCATTGCTTTTCCGGAGTACTTCCCTCAACGCCTCGCTGATCTGGTTACTAGTATTAATGGCATATGAGAAATCCAGGAATACGCAGAGTACGTCCTGGAGGTTTCCAAATTCGTCATGCTTATATGGTATTCCTAATCCAACCACCCATTTCCAATCTTCATCATTGCGGCCCTTTACTCTTAAAACACCGCCGAATAAAGGTTGATTATCTTTAAACTGGTTGCGTGCTACCAATGCAATATCAAAATCTTCCGGGTGCATAATTTCTTTAAAAAATTCCATGCCCTTCTCCGTGATCTCATCCAAGGTATACCCCATGGTATCTTCCATCGTCTTGTTGCACCAATTGATCGATTTCCGCTCATTATTAGATGTATAAACCATTGCCGGCATCTCATCCATGATCTTCCTCAACCGTTCCAATTGGCTTTTTAAATGCGTATTCTCCGATATCAAAGCATCTAGAGAGTCGCTATGTGCTGTGCCCATGTCCTGCATATGGTTTTATTTAAACAAACAATAGTGAAAGGGTACAAAAACAAAATCCTTACGAATATAAAAATTCCTTGGGTAATAGTTATAACACTTATATGTAAATATAAATGAATTTATCATATATGGAAATATAATATTTTACTGCAATAACGGTTCAGTAACAGCTTGGCGTTCTTTTTGTTGCGTTTAAAATGTGTACTTTTTTGCGGTTCTTATCCTTCGATTAAAAGATTGACAATTAATTCAATTTGACAATACAAGGGAAGGCTGTAAATTTGGTGACGCGAAAGAAAACTCATTTTTGAACCCATAAAAAATTGGATTATGGCTTTTACACTTCCTGCATTACCATATGCAAGCGATGCATTAGAACCGCATTTTGATAAAATGACGATGGAAATTCACCACGGCAAACACCATCAAGCTTATGTTGATAATTTAAACAAAGCTGTTGCCGGTACTGAAAATGAAAACAAATCTTTAGAGGAATTGGTTGCAAATGCTGGTAAATACGGTGCTGCAGTTAGAAATAACGGTGGTGGTCACTGGAACCATAGCTTCTTCTGGGTAAGCTTATCTCCAGATGGCGGCGGTCAGCCTTCCGGTAAATTAGCTGATGCTATCAACAGCGCTTTCGGTTCCTTCGATGCTTTTAAAGAAAAATTCAACGCAGCCGGTATGGGCCGTTTCGGTTCCGGTTGGGCTTGGTTGATCGTTAAAGACGGTAAAGTAGAGATCACTTCTACTCCAAACCAAGACAACCCTTTAATGGATGTTGCCGAAACTAAAGGTACCCCTTTATTGGGTGTAGATGTTTGGGAACACGCCTATTATCTTAAATATCAAAACCGCAGGGCCGAATACCTGAACGCATTCTGGAACCTAGTTAAGTGGGATGAGGTTGCTAAGAGGTTTGATGCTGCCTAAGGTTCAGGGATTTTTTGGATTTAGGGATGGCACGGATTTTTTGTGTGTTCCTTATTTCTGATGGATAAAAAAACGGGATGATGTTTCATCCCGTTTTTTGTTTTTATTCGTTCCTTTTTATCAATTTTAATCAACCAAAAGGTTGATCGTGTTTGACTAAAGTTGTTTGACCTTTACATTTTTAAACCAGATCTCGCTGCCGTGATCTTGGAATACGATGTGTCCTTTTTTTACGGAGCCGTAATGTTCGGCATCTTTCCACTTTCCTTCGGCTTTGTGCTTTTTCCACTCGTCTGTCCAAAGTTCGTAATCGGCTACTTTTTCACCGTTCAGCCAGTGTTCTACATGGCCTTTGTTTACGATGATTTTCGTGGTGTTCCATTCCCCAATTGGCTTTGCGGCCATCTTTAAAGGTGGGTTCATCGCGTAGTTGGCGCCGGTTTTTTGCCAATCTTCCAGTTTTTCCGGGAAGTTATTGTCATCGATTAATTGGTATTCCGGCCCGCTGAGATAAGAAGCATCGAAATCCTCGGAAACCAGGTACAAGATACCGCTGTTTCCTTGGGGCGACAATTTCCAATCGGCAGTAAATTCGAAGTTATCAAATTCTTTATCGGTAACCAGGTCACCACGCATATCACTTTTATCTGTCGAGCTACCTGCGCAATGCAGCAACCCGTTTTCAGCGCTCCAAGTGTTGGATGCTTTCCCTTTATATATGTGCCAACCATCAAGGTTTTTACCATTAAATAATAATTGCCATCCACCAGTTGCTTCGGCATCTGTTAATGTATTGGCAGAAGGATCCACCACATCACCTGTAACGGTTACGCTATCTTTCGTTGCCGTGCTATCAGCATCACTTTTATTGGAAGTATTTGCACAGGAAACCGCTAACAAAGTTGCGGCACTCAATGCTGGGATGAATAATTTTCTCATATCACTAGATTTTATTTATTGATGAGTTTTAAGTTTTTAGGATCCCAGTAAACGATCTTGTTACTGAAATAGCTATCGTTGCAAAGCAAAGCAGGTGCAGCCGCGCGGTAACCAAACAGTGCATCTTCACTGACTTTACCATTAGTACGCATCGCGTTGAACAGGTTATAGAAGTGATCGAAGTGAGCGCCTTTATAACCTTCTTCTGCTTCGTATATCAGCTTATCCGGCGGTAACATGCTCTTACGATCGTAAACATATTGCCTACCATTTTCTTGAGCTTTCTTGGTTTGTAATAACGGATCATCTTCTGCTGAATATGCCTTGTTGCGGTATAATGTTACGCGATCCCATTCTACTGTCATAGAACCTTCGCTACCCACCATGCGCAAGTAGTTAGTACCACCGGTGCCATCAACGAAGTTCACCCTTAATGACAAGTTAAAGGCAGGGTGTACCTGTGTTTCAGGGTAGTCAAACATACCGAGCATAATATCGGGTACCTCGCGGCCATCTTTCCAATAGCGTAAACCTCCGGTTGCCATCACTTTATTAGGCCCCATAGAACCTGTAACGAAGTGTAAACTGGAGAACAGGTGAACGAATAAGTCACCGGACACGCCCGTACCGTAATCACGGTAATTTCTCCAGCGGAAGAAACGAACCGGATCAAAGTCCCTCTTGGTGGTATTCGCTAAGAATCGATCCCAATCAACAGTTTTCGGGGAAGCATCAGCGGGGATCGGGTATTGCCAAGCGCCGAATGGAGACATCCTCGCCCAGAAACCTTCCGCGTAGTTCAATTCACCGATCGCACCATCTTTCAGCAATTGTTTGGCTTTTTCGTTACCCAGAGAACTCATCCCCTGGCTACCAACTTGGAATACAACTTTATTATTATTTTGTGCAGCTACTACGGCTGGTCCTTCGGTAATATCATGTACCATGGGTTTTTCGCAGTACACGGACTTACCTTTATTCATTGCTGCAACGGAAATATCTTTATGCCAATGATCCGGAGTTGCAATGATAACCGCATCCACATCTTTGCGGTCCAATACTTCGCGGAAATCGCGGGTCGTAAAGATATCGTTGCCCCATTTCTTCTTGGCATCCGCTAAGCGTCCATCATAAAGATCACAAGCACCGATGAGCTTAACACCCGGTACGGTGATGGCAGTATTAGCATCGGCAGTTCCCATACCGCCGGCCCCGATTAACGCGATCTGAATTTGATCATTAGCGCTATAATGGGATTTTTCCCTTGCCAAAGATTCAATATTTCTTTTGCGATCCGCGGCCGTGATAATGTTTGGCAACAGCGATGCTCCAATAACCCCCTTGGCTACCTTGGAGATAAACCCACGGCGGTTGTTGTTTTCATTGGAATTTACTGGCATTCTTGATTGTTTTATTGCTAATTAAAAATGTGTGCTGCTTGGTTTTCAGTAGATCAAAATAAAAATTATTGATAGCAATTCATAATTTTTTACACTACTGGTAAATGGAGGCGATAACTGTACAGAAAACCCTTTCCAGATATATCAATTTATTTTATCAACAGCAATAATAACGTGTATACGTT includes the following:
- a CDS encoding amidohydrolase, whose amino-acid sequence is MKKLLCALSVTWIMAGCQQEPDQVDLVVHHARIYTVDSMFRTASAMAIRAGKIIAVGTDQDILGHYKGLEVLDGTGQYIYPGFNDAHSHFLGYASGLSEAKLVGTKSWDEVLERVQQHAKQDSSPWIIGRGWDQNDWKNKQFPSKARLDELFPAKPVFLYRVDGHAAIANQAALDAAGIKPGQRIKGGIFETKGGKLTGILVDNAIAPVERFIPAKSNSTAKLLVKEAMENCFAVGLTSVSDCGVMKRDVLFLDALEKERKLPIRIYIMLSDDKVNFDWILRRGVFKTNHINVGGFKFYADGALGSRGACLLQDYSDQPGWKGFLLNDSSYFVERAKMMIDSKFQMCTHAIGDSANRDILRIYAAVLEGKNDRRWRIEHAQVVNQADFHYFGDYNIIPSVQPTHATSDMYWAEERLGKARLGDAYAFRELLHENAWMPLGTDFPVEDIDPLKTFYAAVFRVDSTGYPAGGFLAKEKLGREEALRGMTIWAAKASFDEKLKGSLEPGKWADFVVLDRDIMQVPDTAILKTKVTATYIGGEQVYKAPGR
- a CDS encoding 3-keto-disaccharide hydrolase encodes the protein MRKLFIPALSAATLLAVSCANTSNKSDADSTATKDSVTVTGDVVDPSANTLTDAEATGGWQLLFNGKNLDGWHIYKGKASNTWSAENGLLHCAGSSTDKSDMRGDLVTDKEFDNFEFTADWKLSPQGNSGILYLVSEDFDASYLSGPEYQLIDDNNFPEKLEDWQKTGANYAMNPPLKMAAKPIGEWNTTKIIVNKGHVEHWLNGEKVADYELWTDEWKKHKAEGKWKDAEHYGSVKKGHIVFQDHGSEIWFKNVKVKQL
- a CDS encoding nucleoside deaminase, which produces MTDEYFMQQALREAKLALEEGEVPIGAVVVVQNQIIGRGHNQVERLNDCTAHAEMIALTAAFNNLGSKYLVDATLYVSLEPCVMCAGALYWSKIGRIVYAAADDKNGYRSVTGQQSPFHPKTKVELGPYGEESLNLMRSFFVQRRK
- a CDS encoding Gfo/Idh/MocA family protein, with protein sequence MPVNSNENNNRRGFISKVAKGVIGASLLPNIITAADRKRNIESLAREKSHYSANDQIQIALIGAGGMGTADANTAITVPGVKLIGACDLYDGRLADAKKKWGNDIFTTRDFREVLDRKDVDAVIIATPDHWHKDISVAAMNKGKSVYCEKPMVHDITEGPAVVAAQNNNKVVFQVGSQGMSSLGNEKAKQLLKDGAIGELNYAEGFWARMSPFGAWQYPIPADASPKTVDWDRFLANTTKRDFDPVRFFRWRNYRDYGTGVSGDLFVHLFSSLHFVTGSMGPNKVMATGGLRYWKDGREVPDIMLGMFDYPETQVHPAFNLSLRVNFVDGTGGTNYLRMVGSEGSMTVEWDRVTLYRNKAYSAEDDPLLQTKKAQENGRQYVYDRKSMLPPDKLIYEAEEGYKGAHFDHFYNLFNAMRTNGKVSEDALFGYRAAAPALLCNDSYFSNKIVYWDPKNLKLINK
- a CDS encoding LuxR C-terminal-related transcriptional regulator, translating into MGTAHSDSLDALISENTHLKSQLERLRKIMDEMPAMVYTSNNERKSINWCNKTMEDTMGYTLDEITEKGMEFFKEIMHPEDFDIALVARNQFKDNQPLFGGVLRVKGRNDEDWKWVVGLGIPYKHDEFGNLQDVLCVFLDFSYAINTSNQISEALREVLRKSNESILNKLTPREKDIFMLAAQGKNNKEIAGFLSLSRYTVETHRKNIRLKLKVRNTSELVALAKQIGVQ
- the ligA gene encoding NAD-dependent DNA ligase LigA, whose amino-acid sequence is MTYNKDTELALSQAAKQLLSLLAQGKLLENVHKTVDTLKDVLRYNDWRYYVQNDPVVSDYEYDQLFTWLKKLETENPELVTPDSPTQRVAQGLTKEFPTVQHLVPMLSLDNSYNADDLFDWDRKAREITKLDEIEYCIEPKFDGASISLIYENDLLVRGATRGDGVEGEDITTNIKQIRSIPLSAKFSDYGIQTIELRGEVLINKETFEKFNEHRAAENLPPLANPRNAASGSLRMVDPKEVAKRGLEAFLYHMSYHNMFPGKAESPEISTHSNTLDLLTSLGFRSPAKEKKVVKGIQAVVDYCLAFEEGRDALPYEIDGMVIKVNDYALQDLLGMTTHHPRWAIAYKFKARQATSILKEVEFQVGRTGAITPVAKIDPVPIGGVTVGSISLFNEDVIREKDLMIGDTVLVERAGDVIPYIVKSLADLRKGSEKPIIFPKECPVCHDPLMKPEGESVWRCININCEAQVVERMIHFVSKDAMDIKSFGESNVRKFYTLGLLKDIPGIYTLDFEQISQLEGFGKKSITNLESAIEASKKQPLHRLIFGLGIRYVGETTAKTLANAVNELMALANFTEEQLLALEDIGPKVAGAVKAFFDNEDNLSMLAKLAELGINMKGVKGSFDHTEGALAGQTFLFTGTLSKLKRSDAEEMVEAQGGKILSGVSSKLNYLVVGEDAGSKLEKAKKINSVKILTEDEFLDLMPS
- a CDS encoding superoxide dismutase, coding for MAFTLPALPYASDALEPHFDKMTMEIHHGKHHQAYVDNLNKAVAGTENENKSLEELVANAGKYGAAVRNNGGGHWNHSFFWVSLSPDGGGQPSGKLADAINSAFGSFDAFKEKFNAAGMGRFGSGWAWLIVKDGKVEITSTPNQDNPLMDVAETKGTPLLGVDVWEHAYYLKYQNRRAEYLNAFWNLVKWDEVAKRFDAA